Part of the Augochlora pura isolate Apur16 chromosome 10, APUR_v2.2.1, whole genome shotgun sequence genome, TCAAGATGCTGGATATACAACAAGCACAGTAAAGAAATCTCATGTCGCTTTCGTTCTCGCTGCTGTTATCTATTATAACGGCTACAAAAGAGCCATCTGGATTCTGACAAGCTCGTAAACCTTCGATAATGGACTTTCTGTCCACTCTGCTTAAATCATCTCCAAGAATTAGAAGGGTGACAAGCCCAAGATAAGTCATTGCTAAATGACCACACTGATATTTTGGAACATCTTTTGGTATCATCGTAGATGGTTGGAAACCAGAGCGTGCCCCAGCTCCGGTGACTTGTAGCCTATAGATCCACTCAATTGCTTCTAGTTTCGTTTCTTTGCTAAGATCGTTTaagcaatttaatatatcgagTCCCGATATAGCAAAGAAAGCTATAGCTAGTCTGGAATAATCATGATCTGCTAAACGACTAGGCACCACTTGCAGTAacctttgaaaatatttagcaTGCTTTTTCGTTGCTAATTGTGGCGGCATGTTGAACGATATCGTTGAACAAAGATGAAATACTACTTGAACTATAGGTCGACGTACTAAAGAAGATAACGTTAAAATTTGTTGTACAAGTCGGAAAGAAGTCCATTAGAATAGGCAGTACGTAAAGTCTACTAGAGTGCGCTTCAATTTCACTGATATGTATCGTAGATGTATGCGTGTAGGAATACGTTGCAGTAACTTGCTGGCAGGGGGCGTtgaaaaaattcgttaaacGCACGCGTCGCCGGCAAACTAGCCCTTCCTTGCGCACGCCGGACGTTCGTCGCAACACTCACCAGCCGCGAAAATTTCGCAAACTACATACTACACCGGAAAACGGAGATAACGACAAACACGCAGTAAGTTAAGTTCCAATTAACCGTATACATTTGTCCGCTTCGTGAATACTTTCTCGCGGTAGTTCTCTGGCTAGTACGGTAGCGCGTTGATTTGCGCGGAGGTAGTTTGTCGGAGGACGACGCAGGGTTCTCGTGGAAGCGGCCACTGAGGGCGCGGCATTCTTGCAATTGTTGCGCCCGGCTCCAACAGAATAACCAATAGGAGCCGCGGCAGCGCCGCCATTCTATCGAGTTCGTGGCACGCCCTACAACTTCCTCCATTGTCCTTCTTTCCGGGATTCTCTGCGAGGAAGGATGGCtcagaacaattattttgggTTTACTCACGGCGGAACGCAATATGGGTACGAAATCGATTGCATaccataattattaagtaGCTAGTGTTAAGTTTATCAAAAAATCGCGACGGTAACTACGTTGGCGGGAGTAATAATTGTTCGTTAAAATCGGTGCACGCGAGAGCCCAGCCGGCTTGGCCGCCATTTTTTGCTGAGAGTTAGAGCGTCCATCGAGCGTCTCTCCCGGGCACGGATCCGATAGAGGTCTTTTTCGTTTTGCCCGTTTCCAGTTCTCATTTTATACCTCGTgcgtaacaaaatatatttattcttctaaATAGAGCGACCAGTGCAGCCGCTTATCAAACTGGTCAAGCGGGATACGCAGTAACTCCAGCGGCAACCGCCGCCACGTATACTCAACGACCCGCTGCCGCCGCGGCTACAGGTTACGAAACTTACCAAGCGGCAGCCGCTGCAGCTGCTACAGGGACCACTTACGCTggtaattttatcattttcactTTTCAAGTTGATAGTTCGTCGTGTCAGTCGAATTGcattcgattttctttcttctagcTGCGAACCCTGGTACTGTGGCCCAAACTTACGACTACGGTTACGGACGCGCTGCACCTGCAGCTACATACGACGCTACTAAAACGTATTATCAACAACCTGCAGCAGCAGCTGCAACTTATACTACTACAGAAACTCATTATCAAGCAGCGAAACCTGCATATAGTACGACCAGTGCCTACACAGGCACGGCAAGGCAAGCTACTACTACTGGACAAGCTAAAACATACCAAGCATCCAGTACTGCGTATCAGCAATCTAATCCAACACAGAGTGCAACATATTCTTCAGGATACACTGCGCCAGCTACACCAGCTGCAACACCATCGACAGCAACAAATAGTAAgtgtttattgtaatatatattacataattgcGTCTAATTGTCGCCAAAATTCAAAATCCTGTGTGAACGTCCTGTTAACCGTGATATAGGCactaataatatgaaattgatcCTCTGGctattgaattattcatgaatgcaaatatataattctactAATGTTTCAAGCCGTAcataatttggaaatttagTAGAACGAAATGTATTTGCAAATTGAAAgatgaatataaattcaatgttatatagaaaattcataataGTATCGTATAATGTACTTTCAAATACTCAGATGAATGCGTAAAATACTTGTACCAATGAGTACAAGTTAGTAGGATGGTACCATGAATACCAAGAATTGACTCCTCCAAAGTTTGAggtttcaatttcatttccctTAGAAACGGCGAGTACAACGTATTCCGGCTACGACGCAGCGCTATATAGCGCTGCGACTATGTATGTAGCCCAACAGAGTGCAAACAGCAATTCGACTAACCAGAAGACTGGAGGTTGGCAGGGCTACCCACGGAAAACATTTGGAGCTGCAGGGGGAGCGATGAAGGCAATGCGGCCCAAACAGCCCCCCAAACCTCAACAGCTTCACTATTGCGATGTCTGTAAGATCAGCTGTGCTGGGCCACAAACATATCGCGAGCATTTGGAGGGACAGAAACATAAGAAGAAGGAGGCCTCTCTAAAGGTACCACAACAACCACCAGCACGCGGAGCAGGAAACAGTCTACGATGTGAGCTTTGCGACGTCACTTGTACTGGAAATGATGCATATGCTGCTCACATCAGGGGTGCCAAACATCAGAAAGTTGTTAAACTGCACACAAAACTTGGAAAACCTATACCAAGTGCGGATCCAACTGTTTTGAATCCAAAACCTGTAGCTACTGTTAAAACTACCGGCGCTAAGAAGCCTACAATAACGGCCACacctaaaattaattttgttgctTGTAAGTATTTCACGTTCGAATATATCGAACActtaaattcgtataaaatatctcagcatttaattgtatttataattccaATGGTGCTCTTTTTACAGCTGGAAATTTGGGAACTGTGAACCAGAATCAGACTGCGGAAATTAAAGCAGAAGAAGTAACAGCGGAAGAGACTGTAGAGGAGGCTGCTGTTGATGAAAAAGATATCCAGCCGGTTGGTCAAGAATacatagaagaaaataaatctgaaGATGGCAAAATTATAAGTTTCAATTGTAAGCTTTGCGAATGCAGATTTAATGATCCTAATGCCAAAGATATGCATATGAAAGGAAGGAGGCACAGATTTGCttacaaaaagaaagttaATCCAGATTTAGTTGTTGACATGAAACCAAGTTTGAAACAAAGGAAATtgttagaagaaaaattacgtAGGCAACAAATGCGTGATGAATATATACGACGTCGTGAAGAAATTAGTCAATTAGGACCGATGGGTCCGATGATGGATGAAGAAATGATGTATTGGGAAGAACGTCGACGGTACGAAGAAGAATGCGAGTATTATGAATGGTATAGACGTTACGGACGTGGACCGGGAGCTCCACCAATGCCACGACCTTTCCCTGGACCACCTCCGATGATGATGTTCCCTGGTCCTCAGCGCAGACCAGATTCATCCGATGACAAACATGTATTAGCCCATCacacaaatatttatccaaaGGAACAAGAACTTCTAGCAGTTCAGAAAATAGTGTCAGATACAGAGAAAGCATTGAAATTCGTATCTGATACTTTAGCAGAAGCTGgtaattacttgaatttttcttattgATTTGTTACCTTTATATTAAAGGagattaatggaaatattactTACAATTGCAGGAAAGAAAACTGCAAGTCCAGTAACTACAAATGCTGCACCAGCAACCCCGGCGGCACCTGTtcaacagcagcaacaattAAATGCAGACACAACAAAAGCAAAAGAAGAAtccgataaaaagaaaagtacaACCCCACAGAAAGAAGATGGTAGCGATGGCAATTTGTTTTCGTTccagaaagaaaaagaagattcGAGAATACTTAGGGGCGTCATGCGCGTCGGCAATTTGGCAAAGGGGCTTCTTCTATCTGGCGATAACCATGTTTGTCTAGTAGTTCTATGTGCAGAGAAACCAACAAGGTTAGTCATAGATAGctactgttacattatttttacgtttacTTGTATATTCACCATATTGTTCTCTTGCAGgacgttattaaataaagttgcTGAAATTCTGCCGGCACAATTGAAGATTGTAGCTCCCGAGGATACATACAATGTTGGGAAACATCCGGAATCTGCTGCTTTAACAGTTTCTGGAGGCAGCGTAACTGTCAGTGTAACGCTCACCAGTCCTTTAATGCGTGAAACTCCTAAACCAGCAGCTGTTGCAGGTAATTTGAacgttttacattttcatagtGGCCAAGAAAAGGATAACTATGTGTACGTAatgtattttaacaattttacagaaaacgtcttttattttcatgctCTTTTCTCAAACACGTGTTGTTTCGGAATTACGTTTGTTCTTTTCATGGCCCGAAAgcttttttgtaaattttttaagcaCCAGGAAGATGCAGGGGCAGCCACGGACTTCAACGGTTGTCAGTGTATATACGCTCTAACATACAAAATTCCTTCCCTTTCTAATGCAGCTGCAATTTGGTGTGTCCACGATTGACATATGGTTAATAAAccgtaataaaaaagaaaatgaagaaaaaaaatacaatgtgTAAGAGcgtacataaaaatatcacaatAAGCCATTAAATTTTAACGGAAAAGAGAGAGCGTAAACTTGATACGGTTAAGACGTTTTTCTTCAGTTTAAGTTATCTCGTAGTAACACATTCTATAAGTCATACAATAAGTAGAGCTGGAGTCTCCA contains:
- the Zn72d gene encoding zinc-finger protein 72D isoform X2; this translates as MAQNNYFGFTHGGTQYGATSAAAYQTGQAGYAVTPAATAATYTQRPAAAAATGYETYQAAAAAAATGTTYAAANPGTVAQTYDYGYGRAAPAATYDATKTYYQQPAAAAATYTTTETHYQAAKPAYSTTSAYTGTARQATTTGQAKTYQASSTAYQQSNPTQSATYSSGYTAPATPAATPSTATNSWQGYPRKTFGAAGGAMKAMRPKQPPKPQQLHYCDVCKISCAGPQTYREHLEGQKHKKKEASLKVPQQPPARGAGNSLRCELCDVTCTGNDAYAAHIRGAKHQKVVKLHTKLGKPIPSADPTVLNPKPVATVKTTGAKKPTITATPKINFVASGNLGTVNQNQTAEIKAEEVTAEETVEEAAVDEKDIQPVGQEYIEENKSEDGKIISFNCKLCECRFNDPNAKDMHMKGRRHRFAYKKKVNPDLVVDMKPSLKQRKLLEEKLRRQQMRDEYIRRREEISQLGPMGPMMDEEMMYWEERRRYEEECEYYEWYRRYGRGPGAPPMPRPFPGPPPMMMFPGPQRRPDSSDDKHVLAHHTNIYPKEQELLAVQKIVSDTEKALKFVSDTLAEAGKKTASPVTTNAAPATPAAPVQQQQQLNADTTKAKEESDKKKSTTPQKEDGSDGNLFSFQKEKEDSRILRGVMRVGNLAKGLLLSGDNHVCLVVLCAEKPTRTLLNKVAEILPAQLKIVAPEDTYNVGKHPESAALTVSGGSVTVSVTLTSPLMRETPKPAAVADNAGQQQQGAAQPQTTPTAPAVTKPDPPDVLPKAKCLEALAALRHAKWFQARATSLQSCVMVIRIMRDLCNRVPTWGPLNPWALELLTEKVISTAGGPLSPGEALRRLLECVAGGILLPGSPGLSDPCEKEPVDAIGNMTAQQREDITASAQHALRLVAFRQIHKVLGMEQLPPPKYSKGRFARKRRRDNSNGEGTDSEASKKDKKAEEIKMETDSK
- the Zn72d gene encoding zinc-finger protein 72D isoform X1: MAQNNYFGFTHGGTQYGATSAAAYQTGQAGYAVTPAATAATYTQRPAAAAATGYETYQAAAAAAATGTTYAAANPGTVAQTYDYGYGRAAPAATYDATKTYYQQPAAAAATYTTTETHYQAAKPAYSTTSAYTGTARQATTTGQAKTYQASSTAYQQSNPTQSATYSSGYTAPATPAATPSTATNKTASTTYSGYDAALYSAATMYVAQQSANSNSTNQKTGGWQGYPRKTFGAAGGAMKAMRPKQPPKPQQLHYCDVCKISCAGPQTYREHLEGQKHKKKEASLKVPQQPPARGAGNSLRCELCDVTCTGNDAYAAHIRGAKHQKVVKLHTKLGKPIPSADPTVLNPKPVATVKTTGAKKPTITATPKINFVASGNLGTVNQNQTAEIKAEEVTAEETVEEAAVDEKDIQPVGQEYIEENKSEDGKIISFNCKLCECRFNDPNAKDMHMKGRRHRFAYKKKVNPDLVVDMKPSLKQRKLLEEKLRRQQMRDEYIRRREEISQLGPMGPMMDEEMMYWEERRRYEEECEYYEWYRRYGRGPGAPPMPRPFPGPPPMMMFPGPQRRPDSSDDKHVLAHHTNIYPKEQELLAVQKIVSDTEKALKFVSDTLAEAGKKTASPVTTNAAPATPAAPVQQQQQLNADTTKAKEESDKKKSTTPQKEDGSDGNLFSFQKEKEDSRILRGVMRVGNLAKGLLLSGDNHVCLVVLCAEKPTRTLLNKVAEILPAQLKIVAPEDTYNVGKHPESAALTVSGGSVTVSVTLTSPLMRETPKPAAVADNAGQQQQGAAQPQTTPTAPAVTKPDPPDVLPKAKCLEALAALRHAKWFQARATSLQSCVMVIRIMRDLCNRVPTWGPLNPWALELLTEKVISTAGGPLSPGEALRRLLECVAGGILLPGSPGLSDPCEKEPVDAIGNMTAQQREDITASAQHALRLVAFRQIHKVLGMEQLPPPKYSKGRFARKRRRDNSNGEGTDSEASKKDKKAEEIKMETDSK